The genomic window tatatatatatatatatatatatgtctgtatatgtcggtgtatgtctgtctgtatgtatataagcatacacgcatacctatacacacatacccatgtaAACAATATCGTTCCACACATTCGTCCTGTCTGAAACAAAGACAGTACCTTCCTTCACCGCCTGAAGAAGCAGATGCTTAGGACAAGCACCTACCCCCGTGTGAAGCCGCCTCATAAAAGGGCACCTTTcgttagagagatagaaagagggagagagagaaagagagagagaaagaaagagaaagagagagagagagaacgagaaagagaaagagaaaaagagagacaggcagagagagagaacgtgagagacagacagagagagaatgagagaacgagaaagagaaaaagagacagagacagagacagagaaagagaaagtgagagacagagacagagagagagagagagagagagagagagaatgagagaacgagaaagagaaaaagagagagagagagagagagagagaacgagaaggaggaagtgagagacaggcagagagagaaagagagaacgagaaagaaaaaagagacagacagagagagaaagagagaacgagaaagagaaagtgagagacagagagagagagacgactacACACGGAATCTAGCTCGTCACCACTCCACCCTCGTCACTCAGAGACGCGGGAGAGTCTTGGGCCTTAACATCTACCTTCCATAAACAAAAACTAGCCAAGACCTCTTTCATTCATCTGTACTAAGACCCCcacgcccctctctctcatctgatGGAGGCGGTGACAGCGGTCTCCCCTTCACAACATactaattacatacatacatgcatagtgttatatgacctttgatgtctagcacattttcttgtcatcattacttacaatacatacatacataaataggtaattttctatattgctttcgcctctccgatatcgacgattttggtatcgttggattcctctcactctgtacaatccaaatatgtaggttttattgccgttagcggcaaacttggccccgatagcaggggcgacgatgtcgaagtgacggacgtaatatagaaaattactctaataatataacccacagtgaaaataaccatggttattcacatgactttcccttgcagggggctgccgccccccaaacccccgccgaagacacaaaatatcccccacgtattcacggcaggatagaccgcacacgaactagatgcatcgagaaaggccaaaacccgccgagccgatgagggcgggccaccgccgctcttctgttcatggtataccttgttcatcctgattatactacaatcgtatctgtatacaatgttgactatgtcaaggttagtatgctgattcagtgggaatgttacgaggtaaatgtaatacgtccgccgctccgagatcgccgataactgtgtaacgctctagcctgccgggaatacgtggtggaggttttgtttcctcggcgggggttggggggcggcagcccccccagggggggtcgcagggggcacagccccctgcaatggaaagtcatgtgaataaccatggttattttcactgtgggttatattattagtgttatttaaccccgcattttccctggaacctttcatgccctcccctgctatcggggccaagtttgtcgcattaaaaactatatatttgcaatgtggacagtgagaggaatccaacgataccaaaatcgtcgatatcggaggggcgaaggtaatatagaaaattacccataaatacatatatgtatacgtatatacatatacatatatatacatacatatatataaatatacatatatatatatatatatgtttatatttagttttatttatatttacttatatgtatttagTTATACATATATCGTCTCATATGTGTAATTTTTATATTCATGAAGCCTGATTTCCTGGCCATATCGCAACCGAAATCACCTAAATGATTTCATAAACACAATACCATGATATGACTCGAAGTGTCTCTACCAACCCACAGGCGGATGTGGAGGAGTAACGGGACTACAAGTCACCCTCGAGGTCGCTTTTCCACACCAACACCGCTTCCATCTTACCTGGGAGGGTGAACAGAATTCTTTGTATAAGGTAATGATGCATTTAATCTCGAATGGATATTTAAAAAAGTGTGTGGCATGTGATAAAACATTCCACGAAAATTATCACACACGCGGAAACAGAATGAGTAATGTACACCTTCCTTCGCCTAGGTTTGCGTGGCAGGCTGGTCGCATGACTGTGTGGACGTGCCAGGACCAGAGTACACGGTGGAGGAGGACCTTCCTTCAGGCAGTGTTTTCACCTTCTTCGTGATGGACGCAGCGGAACCTGACGATTTCTCATCATTCGTCAGCGTCTTCTACCCAAGTGAGCGCACGTTTGTCTGTTTTATCGGTGTTGTATCATCAGTATATCGATAGTTATATGCTAAAAATATCTATGACAATATCTGGTTAAGTGTATTCGCAAATGTCAAGACCGTAAACTTTTTTTCATCTCAAATTTCCCAACAGAGGACCTGATGGTNNNNNNNNNNNNNNNNNNNNNNNNNNNNNNNNNNNNNNNNNNNNNNNNNNNNNNNNNNNNNNNNNNNNNNNNNNNNNNNNNNNNNNNNNNNNNNNNNNNNNNNNNNNNNNNNNNNNNNNNNNNNNNNNNNNNNNNNNNNNNNNNNNNNNNNNNNNNNNNNNNNNNNNNNNNNNNNNNNNNNNNNNNNNNNNNNNNNNNNNNNNNNNNNNNNNNNNNNNNNNNNNNNNNNNNNNNNNNNNNNNNNNNNNNNNNNNNNNNNNNNNNNNNNNNNNNNNNNNNNNNNNNNNNNNNNNNNNNNNNNNNNNNNNNNNNNNNNNNNNNNNNNNNNNNNNNNNNNNNNNNNNNNNNNNNNNNNNNNNNNNNNNNNNNNNNNNNNNNNNNNNNNNNNNNNNNNNNNNNNNNNNNNNNNNNNNNNNNNNNNNNNNNNNNNNNNNNNNNNNNNNNNNNNNNNNNNNNNNNNNNNNNNNNNNNNNNNNNNNNNNNNNNNNNNNNNNNNNNNNCATGTGAGTCTTCTGTGTCACTGTATACTATCCATGTGAGTCTTCTGTGTCACTGTATACTATTCGTGTGATTCTTCTGTGTCACTGTATACTATTCGTGTGATTCTTCTGTGTCACTGTATACTATTCGTGTGATTCTTCTGTGTCACTGTATACTATCCGTGTGTCTTCTATGTCACTGTATACTATCCGTGAGTCTTCTGTGTCA from Penaeus vannamei isolate JL-2024 chromosome 5, ASM4276789v1, whole genome shotgun sequence includes these protein-coding regions:
- the LOC138861728 gene encoding uncharacterized protein; this encodes MKLVLYLLVVATSIRLGGCGGVTGLQVTLEVAFPHQHRFHLTWEGEQNSLYKVCVAGWSHDCVDVPGPEYTVEEDLPSGSVFTFFVMDAAEPDDFSSFVSVFYPSERTGPDVSYVTVYYPCQSPMSLYTIRVRLLCHCIYLCQSLMSPYTIRVTLYPILSQAPVKGNDIF